The sequence TTCAGGAATAGACTGGGGCGGAGCACCGCAATGTGCCAAAGTGGTATGTGAACCCAGCCAGCTGGAAAGGACTATTGACTGGAAGCAGGGCCTGGCAATCGCTATAGGTGTGCCTCTGCTCATTCTGCCTTCTATCGGTTATTTTGCAAGCTATTTGTGGTCATTTGCTATTATAGTCTGGGGCCTTTCGGTATTCCAGGGATTTATGCAGAACCTCGCCTATGGAGAGCTGGCCACGACCTTCCCGAATGCTTCGGGACTACCGGGCTTTGCCCAGAACGTCTTCAAAGGCAACGGTAAGGAGAAATACGACAAGGGCAAGCTTATTGGCGGTTTCAGCGCATGGAGCTACTGGTTTGCATGGAATCCTGTACTGGCGATCTTCGCAATACTTGTAGGCAGTTACCTGCACGGGCTGATCCCTGCGCTGGGAGGCTATTCTGAGTATACTATCTCCCTGGTTGCAGGTATTGTTATATTCGGGGCGCTTATTCTTATTAACTCCAGGGGACTTTCAAGCGGTGCCACCATGGGTTACATACTGGCTTTCCTTTCACTTGCACCCCTGGCTGTCATCACGTTCTCACCCTTCGCGAGCGGGGATTTTATGCTCTCCAATATAACAGGTTCCTGGCTGCCCACAGACTGGGCATGGGATCTGCATCACATTCTCATACTTCTCGGTATCTTTGCAATGGCACAGTGGAGTGCCTGTGCCTGGGAAACCGCAGCTATATACGGTCCGGAGTACAAGAAGCCCAGCTCTGATGTCCCCAAGGCATTGTTCAGCTGTGGTATCGTCTGTCTGTTCACATTTATACTTGTCCAGGCAGCAGTGACAGGAACACTGGGAATCAGCGGTATACTTGACCAGCCTGTCTCCCCGATGCTACCTCTTGCCCAGGCCGCCATGGGTCCTATAGGCTCGTACATAGCAATTATCATGCTGGTGGCAGCAATGGTACTGATCATTCAGACGGCTTACCTTGGCTCAGCAAGGGCAATGCACTCACTTGCAACAGAAGGTAACCTCCCGAGGATCTTTGGCAGGATCAACAAGAATGGGACGCCTGTGTTCGCCATGGTGATAATAGGTCTTTTCAACCTGGCCCTGATATCCCTTGGAACACCGACGGCAATCCTCGCCGCATCTGCAATAGGTTATGTATGTGCCAACGGCATAAGCCTTTTCGCCTATGTCAAGGCAAAGAACAATCCTAGACTTGCTGCCCTTGACAGACCCTTCAAGGCACCCACAGGCTGGAAGAACGTAGCACTCATGTTCGGTCTTTTCAACCTGCCTCTGTGTCTTATAGGTATCGTTTACCTGAACAGCCTTGAGATCGGCTGGACATCCACCTGGATAGGCTTCCTGGTACTGGGCCTGTACATACCCCTGTGGTATTATTCCCAGCACGAGAACCATGTTGCGCAGGAGCCACAATCCCAGGCTGTCTGAATAGGGCCGTAAGTGGTGAGCAGTGATCTTCTGCTCACAATTTTAATATTTATAACTTATTCTTTTTTTGTTGCCGGAAGCACTACGCTTTCAGATATGCTTCTGAAATGATCGAACAGTTCCCTGCTCCATTGCAGAGCCCCGCTGTCAAAACTCATTATCATCCGGTGGTCATATTGTCCGTGGTTGTCAAAGAAACATAGGAAGAGGAAACGATCGGTTGTCACAAGTGTGGCAAGTCCGCAGGCATCTGCCAGGACCGACAGATCAGTATCAGGGAGTTGAGCAAAATTTTGCATCTCAGGCATATAATCTTTTTTCATCCTTGAATAGACGCTGTCAGTCAGGATTAGAGACACTTTTATACCTTCACCGGCAAGTTTTGAATAGAGCCTTGGGTACTCCGGATGGAAATATGCATTGAAGGCCATGATATAGCTGGACTTGCCAATGTTCTCGGTGAACTCTTTCGGGAACTCGAAAAGGTAATTACGGTCAGGCTCGATGATCAGATAATTTCCAAGTTCCCCGAACCTTTTAAGCAGAGGGGCTGGTATGCCGCTCAGGTCACGATTGAGCCAGTATGTATCGTTCTCCTCAAAGACGTCCACGGCTTTCAGGAAAGGCAGCATGTTCTCCACAAGCACTTTTCCCATATCTGTGAGTGTGTAATAATCGTTATTCTGGACAACTAGCCCGTGCTCCTTGAGCTTTTTTATCTGGGGAATAAGTGCCGTGGAAGTTACATTCAGGCTTGTTTTTATCTCATCACGGCTTTTCTCGCCCTCTATCAGGAGCAGAAGAACGTTCTTCCGTTTCTCGGAGTTGAGGATAATGTCTATCAGACTATTCTTCATATTCACCACCTGTCATTCAGTCATTTTACATCTTTCTCCGGAACAGGCCTTTAAAGGTAGCCCGAGGATCACGTATTGTCTGGAGCGTCATTCTTCTTACCTGCTCTCTTCTCCATTTTATGGCGATAGAGCGCAATCTCGATGTTTGTCCGCAGGTCGTTGGCCTTGAATGGCTTTACTATATATCCGTAGGGCTGGGTGAGCTTTGCTCTCTCCAGTACCTCATCATCAGAGTAGGCTGTAAGATAGATCACAGGAATATCGAACTTCTTGCGTATCTCTTCGATAGCCTGCACGCCATCCATCTCTCCCTTGAGCATCACGTCCATAAGGATAAGATCCGGGAAAGTGATCTCTGTCATTTTGATAGCGTCCTCTGCTGTCGAAACTATAGCAGGGACCGTGTATCCAAAACTTTTCAGTTTCTTCTTGATGTTGAGGGCAATGATGTTCTCATCTTCCACGACCAGTATTTTTATGTCTTCCACAATAACACCTTTATGAGTCTATTTTATGAATCCATTCGTTCAGTTCATCAGCTTAAAGTTATCTTGAAAAGGGTACCGTTATCATTTTCAAGCTCAATGGTACCACCTATCTGCGATATCAGGGTTGTCACCAGCTGCATCCCCAGCGAATCGCTTTCCATGAAATTCACATGCTCAGGGAAACCGGAGCCGTTATCCCTGACTATGAGTGTCAGCCTCCCGTTCTCAAGACTGAGCTTGACACATATCTCTCCCTTTTCTCCGGGCAGGAATGCATGCTTGAAAGAATTGGAGATAAGCTCGTTTACGACCATTCCCAGGGGGATGGCAGTGTCCATGTCCAGGAACACGGTCTCAACATCGGTCTTTATTTTAACGCTTTCCTTTTCTATTACATAGGAATACGATAGCTCGTTCACGAGTTTCATCAGGTAGTCTGAGAAGTCGATACTTTCCATATCCTGTGACCTGTAAAGCTCCTCGTGTACAAGGGCCATGGAGATTACGCGGTTCTGGCTTTCCTTAAAAGCCTCGATGACATTTTCATCCGTGAACTTGTCGGCTTCAAGGTCAAGCAGACTTGAAATTACCTGGAGGTTATTCTTTATCCGGTGGTGTATCTCTTTTTTGCGTATCTCCTCTATCTTTTCGCGTTCCTGTATCATCTCTGAAAGGGTCTTCCTTGTTTTCTCGATGCCTTCAGTAAGGATCCTGAAATCTCCCTCTCCATACACTGTCACCTGGCGGGAGAAATCATTGCTCTGTACTGCTGAAAGCACCTGACTGGAATCCTTGATGATCGTGTCAAGGGACTCAGCGAAATCGTCCAGAGTGTTTGCAAGCTGCCTGAACTCACCTTTGACGTTAAGGTTGGAACGTTCACTGAGCTCTCCTTCTGCCAGGGCATGGGTCAGGCGGATAGTATCACGGACCGGCGCTGTAACGGAGTCAAGGATGTCGTTGAGGCCCATTGGTATCTCCCTGAAATCCTTCTGGACATCCGTTTTAGCCCTTGAGTCCAGTTTACCTCTCACGGCATCCCTTGATATATCCTTGAAGTCACTGACAATGTTCCTTATCGGCATGGTAAAGGACATCGCTATGAGATAGGCAGCTCCTGCCATGAAGATTATGGACAGCAGGGATATTTCCAGCAGCTTGTTGCTTAGGGTTGTCACTCCTGCAAGCATCTCATCCTCAGGAACGACAAGTATGAATGAGAAATTGCCTGTCCTTATAGGCTCATAGAACATGACGACTGCCTCCCCGGTGGTCGGGTCGGTGGTCTTCACATAACCACTCTTTCCTCCCCTGATGTTGTCTGCAGCACTGGATATTTCAGGGATGTTGAAATCGTACAGGGTCTTTTTCCCTATCCATTCCTTGTTAAAAGGATGTGAGACCAGTATGCCTGTGTTACCTGTCATGAATGCATAGCCACTGTCAAATGCTTTTACATCGCTGATAGTATCATCCAGGTAGTTCAGGGATACATCCACCCCGCCGATACCTACGAATTCTTCATCTTTGATAATAGGGGACACATAGCTCACGATGAAGACCCCTTCATAATAGTAGGGCTCGGTGAGGACGTCACTTTTTGTTTTCTTTGGCAGCTGGTAATAGTCAAGCGTATCATATCCCAGCAGGGGGTTCAGGTGCACGGATCCGCTGATCTTGTTCCAGTAAGGTATGAACCTTCCTGTGGCATCATGCCCGGAAGAATTGACAAACATGGCATCCTGCCCGTCAAATGCATCTGGCTCGAAGGCAACATAGGTGCCAAGCAGATGAGGGTGATGGAGAAGCTGGCTTTGTAGCATGTTATTGGTTTCTTCGCGGCTGATGGAGTCATAACTGCTCATGCTGACAGCTATTGTTTCTGCAATGGCCTTGTTCTTCTCCATATCTCCGTTGAAGTCATTGGCATAGTTCCTGGCCATTTCTATTGCCTGTTTGTATGCGAGTTCTTCTTCCTGGGATGTTACAATGGATATGGTCATTGCAGTGCTGACCATGAGCACGAGCAGAGTGCCAACTACAATATACAGTATCAGTTTGACCTTTAAGGAGAGATCTTTCCATTCCATTTTAGTAGCTCTTCTTCTCAGATTCTTTTACAATGGACTAAATACAGCTATATCTCTCTAATGAATTATTGTCTTTATAATACACGTATAGTAAGATTATAACAGCGTTGTAATCTTACAACAGCGATGTATGCAATTTACCGGGTAATCAGGAAATGGGAGCAGGAGCTTTTTTTCAGATATATATTCCTTGTGCACAAGAAGCAAAAGTATGTATTATTTATACTTTCCTCTGTTGATCTATTGTAAACTTTAGTATAAGTTGCAAAAATAAACAATAGCAAGAGCTCTATTATAGATGCGGCTGGTGGACGTATGGAACAAAGTGCTTGTTCGACCTTCAGAAAAATATATATATCAGTGGTGCGTTGTTTAAATTGAGGTAAAAAGTAGCATTTACAATGGTATTTGGGTCTATATCCATCTAAGGCTACACATATCTCTGCAGGGATTCGCTCCACAACTCCTTTGGCCTTACAAAGGAGTTGAATTTCTGCATTAAGGTTCATGAATAACTGTCTTTTGATCTATCGTGAAGTGCATCACTATAGTGTGCACAAGCATGTGTGGATCTTTGAAGATACGGGTGATATACTATGCACTATAGTCTTGGGATAGATGCCGGCGGAACTTACACAGATGCAGTGATCATCAGGAACTCTGACAGGGAAGTTATCGATTCCAATAAGGCTCTGACAACCTATCCTGATCTGCTGAAAGGGATCGAGAATGCTATTGATGGGCTGGATGAACAATACCTGAAGGATGTGAGGCTTGTTTCGGTGTCCACCACGCTTGCCACCAATACGATCCTGGAGAAGACAGGATACCCGGTAGCGCTTATCCTGATAGGTAAGCATTCACTCCCGGGCAGCACTCCTATAAGTGAACTTGCGGTTGTCAGGGGCGGACACAATCTTAACGGCACTGAGGATGAGAGGCTTGATACCGAGGCTATAAGAGAATATGTCCTTAAGGTCAAAGACAGAGTATCGGCATTTGCGGTGTCTTCGTATTTCAGTGTAAGGAATCCTGACCATGAGTTAAGGGCTAAGGATCTGATCACCACACTGAGTGACCTGCCTGTGGTATGCGGGCACGAGCTCTCCCAGGACCTGGGGGCCTATGAAAGGGGTGTGACGGCATACCTGAATGCGCAACTGCTGCCTGTTGCACGCCACTTCATAGATGTCATCATTTCCGACATCAGAAAGAGGGGAATCGATGCGAAGCTGATGATGCTCAAATGCGACGGCTCTGTGATCAGTATAGAAGAAGCGCTGGAGAGGCCGATAGAGTCTGTTTTTTCAGGCCCTGCCGCAAGCCTCATGGGCGCATCCTTCCTATCCAGGAGCGATACCTGTGCTGTAATAGATGTCGGCGGGACCAGCACTGATGTAGCGGTCATACACAATGGTTTCCCGCAGCTTGTAGATACCGGTGCCATGGTAGGCGGCTGGCATACGAAGGTCAAGGCCATACGAATGGAGACCTCAGCAATGGGCGGTGACAGTCATGTATGGATCAGGAACCGGGCCATCAATATAGGACCCAGGCGGGTCGTGCCTTTGTGCCTGGCTGCTGTAAAGTACCCGGGCTTCAAGGAGCTATTGAAGGCCGGTCGTACTCCCTCACGATTCCAGCTGGCAGAGAACATCCAGCCTACGAAATTCTTTGTCACGACAGGAAAGCAGGTCAGGGGCCTTGGAGAATACGAAAGGGAGATCCTCTCCATAATAGGTGAGGAGCCTGTTTCCATCAATGATATCTTCTGGAAGATGGGCAAGCTGATATCTCCGGACCATATCGACTCCCTGATACAGAAAAGACTGGTGCAGGCCATTGGTTTCACTCCCACTGACGCCCTCCATGTGCTGGGAGAGTATACTGGGTGGGACGGCGAGGCCTCCCTGATAGGGGCCAGGCACCTTGCAAGGCTGACCTCCGTGGATGAATATGAGCTGTGCAGGAACATTAAAAAAGAAGTGGCGATCAATATGGCTTTGAGCCTGATGGGATACATGTTCGAAGGTGTCGAAAGACAGGCTATCGAGAAGATCCTTAGAGGCGATTATCTGTCCCAGTTCAGGGTGAATGTTCCTGTGATCCTGTTGGGCGGACCTGTGCGTGCCTATGTGGAAGAACTCGGGCGTCTGATAGATGCACAGATATTGGTTCCCGAGCATGCCGAGGTTGGCAATGCGGTGGGAGCACTGGTGGGCAAGGGAATCAAAAGGGTCGAGATACTGGTCAAGTCATTCTATGAAAAGACCCAGAGATCCATCCTGGTCTTTTCCCCGGAGGGAAGGAAACAGTTCGCAACCCATCAGGAAGCTATCGAGTACGCCACAAAGCTAGGCAACCGGCTCATACTTGACTACATGGTGGATTCAGGCATCGAGTATGATGACATCGATATAACTGTCAGGAGTGAAGACATTGCAATGGAGGAGGAAGGTGGTACTCCCATTGAGACAAGGATGGTCTTCCTGGGAGTGGGAGTTCCGAAGGCCTGAGAAGGGATATTATTTATTTTAGCATTTTTTAATCTTTATTTTATCCCTTTGTTCAGGTTTGCTGTCTATTAGAAGCATACCGGCAAATATAAATATTAGCGAATCATCATCTCATTTGTATCATCAGGGAAATCGGATCAGGTTGATCAAATGGACTCTAAATCCGTTTAGCCGGGTTAAATTCCCGGGGTTTCCGCCATTTAACTTAAGATCATTATGTGACATCACATAATGATAACACCATCTTTTAGCACTATGTTGTTCGGCCAATCCCGCTTCAGGCTTATGTGCCTGTTTGTTTGTTCTCTGTTGCCTCTCTATATAAGGATGAACTACTTCGTGCAATTGGTCCTTGCGGAAAATATATATATTGCATGTTCTGTCCGTCAATAGCAATAATCTTAAGGTCTATAAAGGTTTAACCTAAAGATGCTAAAACTATATGCCACCAAAAGAGAATATGTTCGGGAAAACCATGTCGAGTACCATAGATGTTGAAAAGAAACTGGAAGCAGTGTATAACAGTAGTCCTGTTATTTCCTTTTTATGGAAAGCAGAGGGTGAATGGCCTGTAGAATCCGTTTCTGGGAATGTTTCGCAGTTAGGCTACACTCCGGAAGATTTCATTTCAGGCAAAGTGCTCTATGGTCATCTCGTGCATCCGGATGACCTTGACAGGGTGCATCTGGAAGTCGATAAGCATTCCAAGAAGAAAAACACCTCTTTCTTTGCTCTTAATTACAGAATAGTGGCCAAGAACGGAGACGTACGCTGGGTGACAGAGAGATCATTCATAAAGCGTGACAGTGAAGGGAACATCACTCATTTTCAGGGTATTATCATCGATAATACCGAACTTGAAAGAACAGAAAGGGCCTTGATGGAGACCGGGAAAAAATACCAGACCATATTTGAGAAATCGCCGGTGGGCATACTCTATTTTGATGAGAACGGTGTCGTAACCCACTGCAACGAAAGTTGCGCAAGGGTCCTCAAGGCTCCTGTGAGCAAAATAATAGGCTTCAATGTCCTTTCAAAGCTATCCGATGAAAGCCTTAAGGAAGCAGTTGAGATGGTTTTCCTGGGCAACCAGGGTCATTATGAAGGCAGTCATCTTTCGGTGATAAGCGGAAAACAGGTCTTTGCAAAGGCAAGTTTCACTCCCATAATGTCAGATGACGGTTCTCTCCTGGGAGGCATTGGTATAATCGAAGACACAGAAGAGCGCAGGCAGGCAGAAGAGCTTATCCGCCTCAATGAAACACGCCTTGAGGCGCTCCTGGAGCTTCACCAGATGCAGGATTCCCCGATGCCCGATATTGCAGAGTTCACCATACAGAAGGCTGTGGAGCTCACAGGCAGCAAGATCGGTTACCTGGAATTCCTCAATGAAGATGAGAATGTACTGGAAACCTACCGATGGCCCTATCAGGGGAAGGACGTGCTCTCGGTGAACGAGGAGCCCTTCGTGCATCCCATACGTTTTAACGGCTTCTGGGGTGAGGCCATACGTGCACGCAAGCCTGTCATTGTCAACAGGAACTATGCTTCAGAACCCGAGGATGATTTTTCCGGCTCAAGCGAGGTCCTTACCCGCCATGTTACCATACCGATATTCGAGAGCGAGCAAATAGTTGCTCTTGTAAGCGTTGCGAACAAGGATTCCGATTATAACGAATCTGATGTCAGGCAGCTTACCCTGCTTATGGAGGGCATGTGGAAGCTCGTCCAGTATAAGAACAGCAATGACATACTGATCGAAGCCCTGAGGATGCGCAGGGTGCTTGAATCTGTCATGAGCTCAAGCCCTGCCGTTGTCTTCCTCTGGCGTCCTGAAAAGGACTGGCCTGTGGAGTTCGTATCAGATAACATCTCCCAGTTCGGTTACAAGGTAGAGGACTTCACATCAGGGAAGATCCTTTACGGTGATATCATTCATCCTTCTGACCTCGACAGGGTACGCCAGGAAGTGGACAGGGCCTCCAAAGCCGGTTTCTCCGACTTCAGCCAGGAGTACAGGGTACTGACAAGATCAGGCCAGGTAAGATGGGTGGACGAAAGAACGATGATCCATTACAATAAGAACGGCATCGCTGACTATTTGCAGGGTATCATTGTGGATATTACCGAACGTAAGCAGGCAAATAGCTTCATGCGCCTTGAATGCGATCTTGACAATGTCCTTGGCGCCACGGATAACCTGCAGGAGACCTTCGAGAGAGTGCTGGAGTTCACACTGGAGACAAAGGCGATAGATAGTGGTATGATCTATCTGGTGGATGAGAAGACAGGTGAGTTCAATCTTACCGCCTCCCGTGGCCTCTCCGAGCGCTTTTTAAAGAGCCTTTCCCATTTCTCTTCAAATACCATACTTGCCCGCCTTTTCATGACAGGCTATCCTGTTTATAAGTACTTCTCTGAGATCAATGCCATGCTTCCCGGAGAGGATCTCGGGTTTGAAGGCATGCAGGCGATGGGTTTTATCCCTGTGAAGTTCAACGACGAACTGGTTGCTGCCATCGCACTCGGGTCCCACAAGGATCTGGAGATCCCTGCAAATTCCAGGAACCTCATAGAGACCATTTCCAATCAGGTCGGTATCATTATCTCCAACATGAAAAACGACTCCGGTGTCCAGAAAAACAAGAATCATCTCCGTTCGCTGCTGGATGCCCTCGATGAACTGGTCTTCATAATGGACCTGGAGGGTAAGATACTGCACACAAACAAGACCCTGCACAGGCATCTGAGATATGAGGACAGGGACCTGTATATGAAGGATTTCCTGTTGCTCTATCCTCCGGGCTGGGAGGATGATGTGCTCTCCAACCTTGATGAGATCATGGAGAACAAGTCCTCACATTGTGAGATACCTCTTGTGAGCAAGGAAGGGACACTTGTTCCTGTCAAGACCAAGTTCACCATCGGTGACTGGGGTGGTCAGGATGTCCTGATAGCCACAGCCTCCATAGTGCAGAATCCTGGAATGGAGGAAAAGCGCGAGATAAAGATGGAAAAGGAGATCAACGACTATTCAGTCTCATGATCTCGTTTCCGGATCGGTGGTTTGCTGTCAGTTGCCATTGAGATTCCCTGTTCCCATGATCACGAGCTTTGTTTCCATGGGTGTTGTCCAGCCCTTGGGTATTATTTCATCCTTTTTGATATCTATGCATATCTGGCTTGAATCCATCCCGGCATCCTTCATGTATTCAAGTATCATTTTCTCTCCAAGGTCCACGGCATAGTCAAGTGCCTCGTGGTAATCGTAAAAGCTGCTTCTTCCCATCTCTGAGAACACCAGGAACTCCCACTCAGGAGCGGCCATTGAGGCAGGCCTGATGAGTATTTCAGCACGCCGTATTCCCTTTGCAGCCAGAGCTCCTGTGGCGTTGCCTACTTCATAGTTGGCAGGCAGTATGATCTCGGCATCGACCATCTCTCTGATATCCCGGACAAAAGCAGCTACAGGTCCTCCTATAAGCACTATGGGGACATCAAGCTTGAACTTCACCGGGGACTGTACATCGAATATTCCCCTGATCTCTTTTTTGGGTACCTTTTCAAGGAAAAAAGAGATTATGTTAGCTGCCATGTTCTTTGCGAACTCTTTTTTTATCTGATATGCAAAGTCAAAAGGTTCCATGCAGGCCAGTGATCCGAGAAGCTTTGCGCCTGTCAAGGCTGCTTCGGTGTCCCACTCTGTATATTCTCCCAGCACATGGAGGGCATCAGTGGGGGTAAAACCAATGGCCTGGATGAGCCTCTTTTTTATCAGGCTGTCAAGTGATGCGCTTGAAGGGTATCTTTTGATCCTGTCAAATATCTCTGATGTGGATGTGGGTCCCTCACTGATGGCGCTTAGTGTTTCTTCCTCCTCCTTGCTGATCTCAATGGCCCTGTACCCTGTACGCAGATAGAACTTGGTGGGCTGGTAGTTTATCCCAAGGCGGATCTTTGAGGGCATGGGATTTGTTTTCAGCTGCTCAAGGAAACCGGGGTACAGGCTGGCAGCGCGGCATAGCGGGATAACCCTTCTTGGTTCAAAGTGTATGCTCTCTCCCTTGACCCATATGTGGCTGTCACCTCCCATTGCAGAGGTTTCCATTTTTATTGCCTTGACCCTTGTCTTCCATCCTCCTACAACAGCTCCTTCATCGCTCATTTCCGGCACTCCGTCATAGATGACGGAGATATCCGTACTGGTCCCGCCCACATCGATGACTGCGCAGGTACTTCTGTTTGCCAGGAACGCAGCGCCCACAAGACTTCCTGCAGGCCCCGAGAATATTGATTCTATCGGTTTTTTCAGGGCGCTCTGGATACCTATGACAGATCCGTCGCATTTGAGCATGAAGACCTTTGCATCCATTCCCCTTGAGCGGATCTCCTTTTCCACCGTATGCATGAACCGTTCTGTCACGGGTATCAGCTGGGCATTCAGGAATGCGGTTACAGCCCTCTCAAATGCGCCAAGGTCCTGGGAAAGCTCGTGGCCACATACTACAGGCAGGCCTGTAAGTTCCACGATAGCTTCTTTGGCCGCAAGCTCATGCTCATGGTTTCTCACACTGAAAAAAGACGATACTGCAAATGCTGATACCTTGTCCTTTACAGATAATGCGAAACCCATGATGGATCCAATATCCACAGCCTCAGTTTCCGTTCCATTGAAATCATGCCCGCCTGCCACCTTTATGTAGTGTTTTGTCGGCAAATCCTTCATGACATCATAATCCCCTATAAGTACCAGGGCTACTGGAAAGCCTGTTCCCTCAAGTATACTGTTCGTAGAGAGTGTAGTGGAAACAGAAACCGTCCTGACATCCTTGAGGTAGGTTGATCCCAGTCTGTCAATGGCTTTCCTGATGCCTTCAAGGGGGTCAGGATACGTTGTCAGGGCTTTGCCGGTGCAAATGATAGTTTCATCCGAATCCCGTAGCAGGACTGCATCTGTATATGTTCCTCCTGCGTCAATACCAAGGCTGTATTTCATGTTTTGGTTCCTTCCTTGCGATATAGGTTTTTCTATCGTATGGTAGAGCAGATGCCCCGGTTGAATATATATACATTTCGCAATGTTCTTAACGGTGTTAACATAGGTAACCTGCTGCATGCCTTCTATTGTTAGTCAAAGCGCTATATTCTCTTATCTTTAGAGCAAAATCTATGCGTATAAGCTCTGATTTTCATGAAATTAAATATATTACATTAGCAAAAGCAGTCTTTTCTCTGAAAAGATAATAGCTTCTCAAGAAAACGGCCATGTCTCTATACCTGCCGTTTTCTTGTAACAGGTAAACTTTGATCCGATATGTTCTTATACAAGTTATATCTCTTCACTTATGGGAAATCTATATATATCATCTAACTCTGTTAATAACATTAAGTGATGTATCATTTTAATTGCCCCTGGTTTTGGGCGCTCTTCTAGCTGGTTGAATTATGTGGTCCGGGGGTATTCTCGTTATCTTTATATATGAAGACTTAAACCTCCTCCATAGGAAAATATATATACTACATAAAGACGCAACATTTATATACTAAAGAACAGTACCTCCTTTTTAGGAGAACAATGCTGGAAAGCATGTTGAATCCCCACCGGATATTTTGTCAATGTCCGGGAAGTTCAATATTTATATAAATTGGAGGTTAAGATATGGTAAGACAACTTTTTCCAGGTAGAAGGCCATTGGAAGGCATAAGTCTGGAGCTCTTCTCTGAGGATGATCTCAGGGCTCTTCACTACGCTACAATGGATGTTTTTATAAACACCGGTATCCAGGTCTCAGACGCTGCGGCCAGGGCTGTCTTTAAGGAAGGCGGCTGTCTGGTTGACGAAAAGACCCAGATAGTAAAGATCCCTGAATACGTAGTTAACAGGGCATTACTCGACTGCCCTTCAAAGTTCGTCCTCTGGGGACGTGACAAGAAGAACAACGTCAAACAGGAACACAAAGGAAAGGTACACTGGACCTGCTTCGGTACCGGTGTCAAGATGTGCAACTACCAGGCACCTGGCAAGTACACAACTGTTGACTCAACAGAGAAGGACCTTGCAGACACAGCAAAGATCTGTGACTGGGCAGAGAACATCAACTACTACTCACTTGCAGTTTCCGCAAGGGACTGGGCAGGTAAGGGTGCACAGGATGTCCACGAGACACTGACCCCCCTGATGAACACCACAAAG is a genomic window of Methanolobus chelungpuianus containing:
- a CDS encoding APC family permease, which codes for MSSKETGADSGIDWGGAPQCAKVVCEPSQLERTIDWKQGLAIAIGVPLLILPSIGYFASYLWSFAIIVWGLSVFQGFMQNLAYGELATTFPNASGLPGFAQNVFKGNGKEKYDKGKLIGGFSAWSYWFAWNPVLAIFAILVGSYLHGLIPALGGYSEYTISLVAGIVIFGALILINSRGLSSGATMGYILAFLSLAPLAVITFSPFASGDFMLSNITGSWLPTDWAWDLHHILILLGIFAMAQWSACAWETAAIYGPEYKKPSSDVPKALFSCGIVCLFTFILVQAAVTGTLGISGILDQPVSPMLPLAQAAMGPIGSYIAIIMLVAAMVLIIQTAYLGSARAMHSLATEGNLPRIFGRINKNGTPVFAMVIIGLFNLALISLGTPTAILAASAIGYVCANGISLFAYVKAKNNPRLAALDRPFKAPTGWKNVALMFGLFNLPLCLIGIVYLNSLEIGWTSTWIGFLVLGLYIPLWYYSQHENHVAQEPQSQAV
- a CDS encoding helix-turn-helix transcriptional regulator, translated to MKNSLIDIILNSEKRKNVLLLLIEGEKSRDEIKTSLNVTSTALIPQIKKLKEHGLVVQNNDYYTLTDMGKVLVENMLPFLKAVDVFEENDTYWLNRDLSGIPAPLLKRFGELGNYLIIEPDRNYLFEFPKEFTENIGKSSYIMAFNAYFHPEYPRLYSKLAGEGIKVSLILTDSVYSRMKKDYMPEMQNFAQLPDTDLSVLADACGLATLVTTDRFLFLCFFDNHGQYDHRMIMSFDSGALQWSRELFDHFRSISESVVLPATKKE
- a CDS encoding response regulator encodes the protein MEDIKILVVEDENIIALNIKKKLKSFGYTVPAIVSTAEDAIKMTEITFPDLILMDVMLKGEMDGVQAIEEIRKKFDIPVIYLTAYSDDEVLERAKLTQPYGYIVKPFKANDLRTNIEIALYRHKMEKRAGKKNDAPDNT
- a CDS encoding histidine kinase dimerization/phosphoacceptor domain -containing protein, which produces MEWKDLSLKVKLILYIVVGTLLVLMVSTAMTISIVTSQEEELAYKQAIEMARNYANDFNGDMEKNKAIAETIAVSMSSYDSISREETNNMLQSQLLHHPHLLGTYVAFEPDAFDGQDAMFVNSSGHDATGRFIPYWNKISGSVHLNPLLGYDTLDYYQLPKKTKSDVLTEPYYYEGVFIVSYVSPIIKDEEFVGIGGVDVSLNYLDDTISDVKAFDSGYAFMTGNTGILVSHPFNKEWIGKKTLYDFNIPEISSAADNIRGGKSGYVKTTDPTTGEAVVMFYEPIRTGNFSFILVVPEDEMLAGVTTLSNKLLEISLLSIIFMAGAAYLIAMSFTMPIRNIVSDFKDISRDAVRGKLDSRAKTDVQKDFREIPMGLNDILDSVTAPVRDTIRLTHALAEGELSERSNLNVKGEFRQLANTLDDFAESLDTIIKDSSQVLSAVQSNDFSRQVTVYGEGDFRILTEGIEKTRKTLSEMIQEREKIEEIRKKEIHHRIKNNLQVISSLLDLEADKFTDENVIEAFKESQNRVISMALVHEELYRSQDMESIDFSDYLMKLVNELSYSYVIEKESVKIKTDVETVFLDMDTAIPLGMVVNELISNSFKHAFLPGEKGEICVKLSLENGRLTLIVRDNGSGFPEHVNFMESDSLGMQLVTTLISQIGGTIELENDNGTLFKITLS
- a CDS encoding hydantoinase/oxoprolinase family protein, which codes for MHYSLGIDAGGTYTDAVIIRNSDREVIDSNKALTTYPDLLKGIENAIDGLDEQYLKDVRLVSVSTTLATNTILEKTGYPVALILIGKHSLPGSTPISELAVVRGGHNLNGTEDERLDTEAIREYVLKVKDRVSAFAVSSYFSVRNPDHELRAKDLITTLSDLPVVCGHELSQDLGAYERGVTAYLNAQLLPVARHFIDVIISDIRKRGIDAKLMMLKCDGSVISIEEALERPIESVFSGPAASLMGASFLSRSDTCAVIDVGGTSTDVAVIHNGFPQLVDTGAMVGGWHTKVKAIRMETSAMGGDSHVWIRNRAINIGPRRVVPLCLAAVKYPGFKELLKAGRTPSRFQLAENIQPTKFFVTTGKQVRGLGEYEREILSIIGEEPVSINDIFWKMGKLISPDHIDSLIQKRLVQAIGFTPTDALHVLGEYTGWDGEASLIGARHLARLTSVDEYELCRNIKKEVAINMALSLMGYMFEGVERQAIEKILRGDYLSQFRVNVPVILLGGPVRAYVEELGRLIDAQILVPEHAEVGNAVGALVGKGIKRVEILVKSFYEKTQRSILVFSPEGRKQFATHQEAIEYATKLGNRLILDYMVDSGIEYDDIDITVRSEDIAMEEEGGTPIETRMVFLGVGVPKA